GCGACAGCGGGTTGATCCGCTGCGGGTCGCCGCCGGCCTTGGCCATCGCATCGCGCATCGCGGCCAGGTCGACCACGGCCGGTACGCCGGTGAAGTCCTGCATCAGCACGCGCGCCGGGCGGTACTGGACCTCGCGGTCGGAGGCGCGCTTGTCGAGCCAGTCGACCATCGCCTGCAGGTCCTGCGGCTGCACGGTCCGGCCGTCTTCGTTGCGTAGCAGGTTCTCCAGCAGCACCTTGAGCGATTTGGGCAAACGGTCGATGTTGCCGAGGCGCTGGGCGGCTTCAGGCAGGCTGAAATAGTGGTAGGTGGCGTCGCCGATCTTCAGTTCGCGGCGGCAGTTCAGGCTATCGAGGGAGGGCATTGCACATCTCCTTGGGCCCGCACGGTACGGGCTGTGTCTGATGGCGGCAGACTTTCAAGCTAGTTCGGCTTGAGCAGTCTGGCTAGCGCATATCCTTTATCGGTTGCTACGCGTTGCCCGGTTTGAGTCGCCGGATTTTCTCGCCACGCAAGGGCGATGGCTCCGTATCTACGGGCAGCGCATATGTAGCTGGACAGGTTTAGCGGCTCCGGGTTCCGGTCTCGGGTATCATGCGCGCCTCGAGGAGAGCCTTAGATGAATACCCTGTTTCTGCATTGCCGCCCCGGTTTCGAGGGGGAGGTTTGCGCCGAGATCACCGACCTTGCGGCGCGTCTTGACGTGCCGGGCTACTCCCGGGCCAAGCCCGGCAGCGCTTGCGCCGAGTTCGTCTGCAGCGAGGCGGCCGATAGCGAACGGCTGATGCGCAGTGTGCGTTTCAACCAGTTGATCTTCCCGCGGCAGTGGGCGCGCGGTGCGTTCGTCAGCCTGCCGGAAAGCGATCGTATCAGCGTGTTGCTCGATGCCCTGGCTGACTACCCGGTGTGCGGCAGCCTGTGGCTGGAAGTGGTGGATACCAACGAGGGCAAGGAAGTCTCCACCTTCTGCAAGAAGTTCGAGGCGCCGCTGCGCAAGGCGCTGCTCAAGGCCGGCAAGCTGGTGGATGACGCCAAGAAGCCGCGCCTGCTGCTGACTTTCAAGAGTGGCCGCGAGGTGTTTGCCGGCATCGCCGAGGCGGACAACCAGGCGATGTGGCCGATGGGCATCCCGCGCCTGAAGTTTCCGCGTGAGGCACCGAGCCGCTCCACGCTCAAGCTGGAGGAGGCCTGGCACCACTTCATCCCGCGTGAGCAGTGGGATCAGCGCCTGGCGCCGGGCATGACCGCCGTGGATCTGGGGGCCGCGCCAGGTGGTTGGACCTGGCAGCTGGTCAATCGGGAAATTCGCGTGACTGCCGTGGACAACGGGCCGATGGCCGAAAGCCTGATGTACTCGGGGTTCGTGGTGCACCAGCGCGCCGATGGTTTCACCTTCCGCCCGCGGCATCCGGTGCACTGGATGGTTTGCGACATCGTCGAAAAACCGGCACGTACCGCAGCGATGATCGAGACCTGGCTGGGCGAAGGGCTGTGTCGCGAGGCGGTGGTCAATCTCAAACTGCCGATGAAACAGCGTTACGCCGAAGTGCGACGCCTGCTCGATCGCATCGAGTCGGGGCTGGCCGAACGCGGCCTGAAGGTCGGCATCGGTTGCAAGCAGCTCTATCACGACCGCGAGGAAGTCACCTGCCATCTGCGTCGGCATGGCAAGTGAAGGTGTGGAGCGGGCGTAGGCATCCGTCCGGCCCCGAATCTGCAATCGCGATAAAGGCGTCGGCGATGTAGACGTGCGAACCCGCCATGTTGCGCCAGCGCGCAGGTGACCTGGAGGTCAGCTTTGCGCGACAATGCGCGCCTGCCTGTGGAGCCCCTTATGTCCGAAGCCCTGACCCTCAATCACGATGACCTGCTCGACGCCAGCGGCCTGAATTGCCCGGAACCGGTGATGATGCTGCACAACAAGGTGCGCGACCTGTCGCCGGGCGGCCTGCTCAAGGTGATCGCTACCGATCCGTCGACCCGTCGTGATATTCCCAAGTTTTGCGTGTTCCTCGGTCACGAACTGCTCGGTCAGGCCGAGGAAGACGGCACCTACCTGTACTGGATTCGCAAGAAGGCCGACTAGACAGTTATCTCGTAGGGCGGGTGCAACCCGCCAAATAGTCGATGTTGTTGGTCGCGATGGCGGGTTACACCCGCCCTACGGTTTGCTAGCTTTCGCTGTGCCATCCCGCCTGTCCCGGCGCCAGGCCGCAGCTGTTTAGCAAAGCCTGCCAGGCCTTGACGTGACGCGCCGTGGCTATACGGAAATCCTGCCATAACGAATCCTGTTCGCCGGCCAGTCTCTGCAGGTGCTCGCGGGTGGTGGTGGGAATACCGTCGATGCGCTGCAATTGCAGCAGCGCCGCCTGCCACTGCTGGCCGCGTTGGTCGACCTGTGCCAGGTAGGGTTGCAGGCCGCCAGCGTAGAACTTGATGAAGATGTTCTGCAGGATGCGCCCGCGTGGCGTCGCCTGGCCCAGCGGGCAGAGTGGGCGATTGCGCTGGCGTTGCTCCAGCAGTTCGCTGCCAACGTCTAGGGTGTGGCGCAGGCTGGCCAGGCTGGTAATCAACTGGCCGCCTTGTTCGCTGGCGTAGAGGGCGAAGAACTGCGGTTCCAGCTCACTGGCGCTCGGTGGTAGTTGCGCGGGCAGGGCGGCGCCGATGCTGGCCAGCCGCTGCAATGCGTCCAGCGCGGCGCTGTCTTCCAGCGTGTCCACCGGCAAGGCTTTATCAGCGAAACGCAGGTAGTTCTCGAACTCCGGACTGCCGTTCAGCGCATTCCAGAATACTGCAGGCAGTTGCTGGCGCTTGTCGTTGGCCAGGCGTTGCAGGGTGGCCTTCAGGCTGGAGTCGTCCTGCAGATGAGGCAGGCAGTCATCGATGGCGCGCAGCAGGTCGCCTTCGTAGCCGAGACGCTGGCTGGGCATAAGCTGTTTGCCCAGGCTGCTGTTGCGCTGACTGATCAACTGCTGCAGGTGCGGGCAGCGCCGCGCATCGATCAGCAGATCGAGCAGGCCGATACGCAGTTCTGGAAGTTCCACAAGCCGCTCACGCCGGGCCGGCAGTCGGTACTGGCTGGCGCTGCGGCTGTCGAAGGTGCTGAAGTCGCCTGAGTCGAGCGAGCGCTGCAGGCGTTCGAGGTAATCGCTCTGCAGGGCCAGGCCATCGTTGGCCGGGCCGCAGCCAGCGAGCAGCAGGAGGCAGAGAATCAGAGCAGGTCGCAACATGCCCCCAGTCTAGAGCTGATCTGCTGCCCATCCAATGCTCAGGCGACCTGGCGAATGCGCTTGCGAGCGCTGCGTGCCAGACGCACGGTGAGCATTGCTGCAGCGCAGGTCAGGCCCACCACCAGACCTTGCCAGAGGCCACTGGGGCCGCTCGGTTCGCCGAGCAGGTCGGACAGCCCCAGCGCATACCCCACCGGCAGGCCGATGCCCCAGTAGGCGAACAGGGTCAGCAACATGGTGATGCGCGTGTCCTGATAGCCGCGCAGCGCGCCGGCCGCCGTCACCTGGATGGCGTCGGAGAACTGGAACAGTGCCGAATAGACGATCAGCGTCGCCGCCATGGCGATCACGGTCTTGTCCGGCGTGTAGATCTGCGCAATCTGCTCGCGCAGCAGGAACATCAGGCTTGCCGACACACAGGCATAGCCCAGCGCGGCGCCCATGCTCACACCGGCGGCGAAGCGCGCCTCACGCGGCTGGCCGCGGCCCAGTGCCTGGCCGACGCGTACCGTGGCGGCCATGGCCAGGGAGTAGGGGATCATGAACACCATGGAGCTGAAATTCAGGGCGATCTGGTGTCCGGCCACCACGGTGGCACCGAGCCCTCCGATCAGCAGGGCGATTACCGCGAAGATGCTCGATTCGGCGAACACCGCCACGCCGATCGGCACGCCGATGCCCAGCAGGCGTTTGATCACCGCCCACCGTGGCCAGTCGAAACGGGCGAACAGGGCACTGGCGCGGTAGTAGGGCGCCCACTTAACCCATACCAGCATGCCGATCAGCATGAAGCCCATCACCAGTGCCGTCGCCCAGCCGCAGCCTACGCCGCCCATGGCCGGCAGCCCGAGCTTGCCGTAGATGAAGATGTAGTTGGCGGGGATGTTGAGCAGCAGGCCGATAATGCCCAGCACCATGCTTGGACGGGTGTGGCCCAGGCCATCGCTGAAGCAGCGCAGTACGTGATACAGCGCCACTGCCGGAAAACCGCAGGCCACGGCACGCAGGTAACCCATGGCCGGAGTGACCAGGGCCGGGTCGACGTCCATGGTGCGCAGGATGAACTCGGCATTCCACAGCAGCGTAGCGGCGCTGCCGCCCACCGCCAGTGCCAGCCACAGCGCCTGGCGTACCAGCGGGCCGATGGCAGCCTCCTCACCGGCACCAAAGCGCTGCGCCACCTTGGGCGTGGTGGCCAGCAGGATGCCGGTCATCAGCAGGAATACCGGTACCCAGATCGAGTTGCCCAGCGCCACGGCCGCCAGGTCCTGCGGGCTGACGCGCCCGGCCATCAGCGTATCGACGAAGCCCATGGCGGTATGCGCCAGCTGAGCGATGATAATGGGCGTGGCCAGAATGAGCAGGCTGCGCAGCTCCGTGCGCACGCGAGCAAGGCGGGTGTCGGCAGACATTTGGTTTCTTCGGGATGACAGGAAACCGCGTAGTCTACGCCTTGACGCGGCGGTCAGAAAAGCGCGGCTTGAGGTTCTGCCAGGCGCCTCGCGGGGCGACGCTGGCGGCCGCACTGGCTTAGAATGGCGACCTGCCCGATGGAGCTTGCCATGCACATAGTCGCCGACGAAAACATTCCCCTGCTCGATGAGTTCTTCGCTGCGTTCGGCAGCATCCGCCGTTTGCCTGGGCGAGCCATAAGCGCGGCCGACGTACGCGATGCCGACCTGCTGCTGGTGCGCTCGGTGACGCGGGTGAATCGTGCCTTGCTCGAAGGCAGCCGGGTTCGTTTCGTCGGCACCTGCACCATCGGCACCGATCATCTGGACCTTGATTACTTTGCCGAGGCCGGCATTGCCTGGAGCAGTGCGCCGGGCTGCAATGCCCGCGGCGTGGTGGATTACGTGCTGGGCAGCGTGCTGACCCTGGCTGAGCGGGAAGGCGTCGATCCGGCGGCACGTATCTACGGAGTGGTCGGGGCGGGGCAGGTCGGCGGGCGTCTGGTCGATCTGCTGCGTGGTCTCGGCTGGCAGGTGCGGGTGTGCGATCCGCCACGCCAGGCGGCCGAGGGTGGCGATTTCGTCAGCCTGGAGCGAATCATCGAAGAATGCGACGTGATCAGCCTGCATACGCCGCTGGACGCTTCGACGCACCATCTGTTCGATGCGGCTCGCCTGGCGACGTTGAACGCGGGCACCTGGCTGATCAATGCCAGCCGCGGTGCGGTGGTGGACAACGCGGCGCTGCGCGCGCTGCTGCCGCAGAGGCCCGATCTGAAGGCGGTGCTGGACGTGTGGGAAGGTGAACCTCAGGCCGATGTCGAACTGGCGACCCTGTGTCAGTTGGCGACGCCGCATATCGCCGGTTACAGCCTCGACGGCAAGCTGCGCGGCACGGCGCAGATCTATCAGGCCTGCTGCCGTGTGCTGGGCGTACCTGAGCAGGTGAGTCTGGACGAGCTTCTGCCGGCCCCCTGGCTCAGCGAAGTGAGCATCGACGGCAGTGCCGATCCGGCCTGGGCTCTGACTAGCCTGTGCCGCGCGGTCTACGAACCGCGCCGCGACGATGCGGATTTTCGCCGTAGCCTGGTCGGCGATGCCGAGGCCCGTCGTGCTGCATTCGACCGCCTGCGCAAGCATTACCCGATGCGTCGCGAGATCGATGGATTGCGCGTGCGGATCGAGGGCGATTCAGCGCCACTGGCCGGCCTGATCAGAGCCCTGGGGGCCACTGTTCTGTAGAGGCCGCGGCGCCTACGGCGCTGCTCGCTCATAAGGCGCTATCCATGCGCCTTATTTTGTGCTTATTAAATTGCATGCAATTTAATTGCTCACTATTTTATTTGTCACTTCCAATCCATCAGGACGATTCCCATGAGCAACGCGCTTTTCGATATCCCGGTCACCACCATCAAGGGCGAGCAGAAGACCCTGGCCGATTTCGGCGGCAAGGCGGTGCTGGTGGTCAATACCGCCAGCAAATGCGGTTTCACCCCGCAGTACAAGGGCCTGGAAAACGTCTGGCAGCAATACAAGGACAAGGGGCTGGTGGTGTTGGGCTTTCCCTGCAACCAGTTCGGCAAGCAGGAGCCGGGCGACGAGGGTGCCATCTCCGAGTTCTGCGAGCTGAACTTCGGCGTCAGCTTCCCGCTGTTCAAGAAGGTCGAGGTCAACGGTGCCGGTGCCCATCCGCTGTTCGTGCAACTGAAGAAGCGTGCACCCGGTCTGCTGGGTAGCCAGGGCATCAAGTGGAACTTCACCAAGTTCCTGATCGGCAAGGATGGCCAGGTGGTCAAGCGTTTTGCCCCGACCACCAAGCCGGAAGAGCTGAGCAGCGAGATCGAAGCGCTGCTGAAATGACCGCATTCGATACCTCCACGCTGCAGCTGGACAACCAGCTGTGCTTCAAGCTCTACGCTGCCTCGCGCGCAGTGACCCGTGCCTACAAGCCGATGCTCGATAGCCTCGGCCTGACCTATCCGCAGTATCTGGTGATGCTGGTGCTGTGGGAGTGGCAGGAGCGTGCGCCCGAGCAGCCGACGCTCAAGGCTCTCGGTGAGCGTTTGCAGCTGGATTCGGGCACCCTGACCCCGTTGCTCAAGCGCCTGGAGCAGATGGGGCTGGTGCAACGCCGTCGGGCACAGGCGGACGAGCGCGAGGTGCATCTGGCGCTGAGCGAGACTGGCAGTGCGTTAAGGGCGCAGGTCCCGCCGCTGAGGGCGCGGTTGCTGTGCCAGTTCGATGATCAGGATCTGCTGGAGATGGAAGGGCTGCGGCGCAGCCTGGATCGCCTGCTGATGCGGCTCAGCGAGTGACCTCGCCGGGCAGCCAGGTGTCGAGCATGGCCGCCAGTTCTTCTCGACGGAAGGGTTTGGCCAGGTAGTCGTTCATACCGGCTGCGCGGCAGCGTTCGCGCTCGTCGGACAGCGCATTGGCGGTCAGGGCGACGATGGGCAGTTCCGGCCAGCGGCCATTGCTGCGGATGCGTCGGCTGGCTTCGTAACCATCCATCACCGGCATGTTGCAGTCCATCAGGATCAGGTCGATGGGCTCCTGCTCCAGTACCTCCAGCGCTTCACCGCCGTGGCTGGCGACCAGCACCTGGTAGCCCAGCTTGGCCAGCATGCCCTTGGCAACCATCTGGTTGACCGGATTGTCTTCGACCAGCAGCACGCGCGCCGATCTTGCCTGACTGGGTTGGGGCTGGCTGGCGTTGTCCAGGTCGCCATCGCCGCTCTG
The sequence above is drawn from the Pseudomonas sp. Z8(2022) genome and encodes:
- a CDS encoding MATE family efflux transporter; this encodes MSADTRLARVRTELRSLLILATPIIIAQLAHTAMGFVDTLMAGRVSPQDLAAVALGNSIWVPVFLLMTGILLATTPKVAQRFGAGEEAAIGPLVRQALWLALAVGGSAATLLWNAEFILRTMDVDPALVTPAMGYLRAVACGFPAVALYHVLRCFSDGLGHTRPSMVLGIIGLLLNIPANYIFIYGKLGLPAMGGVGCGWATALVMGFMLIGMLVWVKWAPYYRASALFARFDWPRWAVIKRLLGIGVPIGVAVFAESSIFAVIALLIGGLGATVVAGHQIALNFSSMVFMIPYSLAMAATVRVGQALGRGQPREARFAAGVSMGAALGYACVSASLMFLLREQIAQIYTPDKTVIAMAATLIVYSALFQFSDAIQVTAAGALRGYQDTRITMLLTLFAYWGIGLPVGYALGLSDLLGEPSGPSGLWQGLVVGLTCAAAMLTVRLARSARKRIRQVA
- the pdxB gene encoding 4-phosphoerythronate dehydrogenase PdxB, which gives rise to MHIVADENIPLLDEFFAAFGSIRRLPGRAISAADVRDADLLLVRSVTRVNRALLEGSRVRFVGTCTIGTDHLDLDYFAEAGIAWSSAPGCNARGVVDYVLGSVLTLAEREGVDPAARIYGVVGAGQVGGRLVDLLRGLGWQVRVCDPPRQAAEGGDFVSLERIIEECDVISLHTPLDASTHHLFDAARLATLNAGTWLINASRGAVVDNAALRALLPQRPDLKAVLDVWEGEPQADVELATLCQLATPHIAGYSLDGKLRGTAQIYQACCRVLGVPEQVSLDELLPAPWLSEVSIDGSADPAWALTSLCRAVYEPRRDDADFRRSLVGDAEARRAAFDRLRKHYPMRREIDGLRVRIEGDSAPLAGLIRALGATVL
- a CDS encoding DUF3080 domain-containing protein: MLRPALILCLLLLAGCGPANDGLALQSDYLERLQRSLDSGDFSTFDSRSASQYRLPARRERLVELPELRIGLLDLLIDARRCPHLQQLISQRNSSLGKQLMPSQRLGYEGDLLRAIDDCLPHLQDDSSLKATLQRLANDKRQQLPAVFWNALNGSPEFENYLRFADKALPVDTLEDSAALDALQRLASIGAALPAQLPPSASELEPQFFALYASEQGGQLITSLASLRHTLDVGSELLEQRQRNRPLCPLGQATPRGRILQNIFIKFYAGGLQPYLAQVDQRGQQWQAALLQLQRIDGIPTTTREHLQRLAGEQDSLWQDFRIATARHVKAWQALLNSCGLAPGQAGWHSES
- a CDS encoding glutathione peroxidase; translation: MSNALFDIPVTTIKGEQKTLADFGGKAVLVVNTASKCGFTPQYKGLENVWQQYKDKGLVVLGFPCNQFGKQEPGDEGAISEFCELNFGVSFPLFKKVEVNGAGAHPLFVQLKKRAPGLLGSQGIKWNFTKFLIGKDGQVVKRFAPTTKPEELSSEIEALLK
- the tusA gene encoding sulfurtransferase TusA; the encoded protein is MSEALTLNHDDLLDASGLNCPEPVMMLHNKVRDLSPGGLLKVIATDPSTRRDIPKFCVFLGHELLGQAEEDGTYLYWIRKKAD
- a CDS encoding MarR family winged helix-turn-helix transcriptional regulator is translated as MTAFDTSTLQLDNQLCFKLYAASRAVTRAYKPMLDSLGLTYPQYLVMLVLWEWQERAPEQPTLKALGERLQLDSGTLTPLLKRLEQMGLVQRRRAQADEREVHLALSETGSALRAQVPPLRARLLCQFDDQDLLEMEGLRRSLDRLLMRLSE
- the rlmM gene encoding 23S rRNA (cytidine(2498)-2'-O)-methyltransferase RlmM; its protein translation is MNTLFLHCRPGFEGEVCAEITDLAARLDVPGYSRAKPGSACAEFVCSEAADSERLMRSVRFNQLIFPRQWARGAFVSLPESDRISVLLDALADYPVCGSLWLEVVDTNEGKEVSTFCKKFEAPLRKALLKAGKLVDDAKKPRLLLTFKSGREVFAGIAEADNQAMWPMGIPRLKFPREAPSRSTLKLEEAWHHFIPREQWDQRLAPGMTAVDLGAAPGGWTWQLVNREIRVTAVDNGPMAESLMYSGFVVHQRADGFTFRPRHPVHWMVCDIVEKPARTAAMIETWLGEGLCREAVVNLKLPMKQRYAEVRRLLDRIESGLAERGLKVGIGCKQLYHDREEVTCHLRRHGK